A region of the Thiomicrorhabdus sp. genome:
TTGCATCAACATTAATCTGTTTATATTGCTCACCGATATAAGTGAAATCTGGTAATGTCAAAGCAAGTGCTCTTAATGCATTATCTAAAGAATGATTATTTAAAACACCGCCAAACGCTGCTATAAAGTTCTTAGACAGATGCAAATCTTGTTCATTCTCATAAGCGACAATATTACGACCAATCTCTCTTAAGGCCAAAGACTGCATAGATTCCCATTGCACAAAACTATCGGTATCAAATTGTACCAGGCCTGCTAAATCCTCATCACTCTGCTGATAATCGAGAATGACTGGTGATGTAAAACCTCGTAACATAGAGACAACAGGTTCAACCGTTACGTTTTCAAACTTAACGATTTGTGTATTTTTAGTTAAAGAAACTAATGCTTCATAATCCGTTATCTTAACAAAATCTTGACACGATTCAGAAACCTCTAAAGCCAATGACTGACCTTGTTTTGAGAATAGAGCAAGTTTTACCGGCAATAAAAGTGGCGTGAAGTTATTTTCTAAAGCAGGAATCGTTTGGGTAAATTCAATGGTTAGACTTTGAGCTCGTTGATTATATGAAGTGACTACTGAAAGAACAGGCGTTCCATTTTGTATATACCATTGATGCATTTGAGATAAATCGACATCATTAGCATCTGCCATTGCATTTCTAAAATCATTCACCGTCACAGCTTGACCGTCATGTCTTTTAAAATACAAATCCATTCCTTTTCTAAAACCTTGCTCACCCAGCAAAGAATGGTAAAGCCTTACTACTTCGGCACCCTTTTCATAAACTGTCATCGTATAAAAGTTATTCATTTCAATATACGACTGAGGCTGAATGGGATGGGACATCGGGCCAGCATCTTCTGGAAATTGATTACTTCTTAAACGCTTTACATCTTCAATTCGTTTTACGGCTGGAGAGAGCATATCCGCAGTAAACTCTTGATCTCTAAAGACCGTTAAACCCTCTTTAAGAGTTAATTGAAACCAATCGCGGCAGGTTACTCTGTTGCCTGTCCAGTTATGAAAATACTCATGACCAATTACTGCTTCAATACCTTCATAATCAACATCAGTAGCTGTTTCAGGTTTTGCTAGTACAAACTTAGAGTTAAAGACATTTAACCCTTTGTTCTCCATCGCCCCCATATTAAAATCATCAACTGCAACAATCATATAAATATCTAAATCATAAATAAGACCAAAACGTTCTTCATCCCATTTCATTGATTTGATAAGTGACTTCATAGCATGTTCGCATTTATCTATGTTTTTTGGTTCAACATAAATTCTAAGATCCACATCACGATCATCTAATGTACGGTATGTATCTTGAATATATTCAAGATTACCTGCAACCAGAGCAAATAGATAACAAGGCTTTTTAAATGGATCCTGCCAAACAGCGTAGTGCTTATTATTTGGGAGGTCTCCAGAATCAATCAGATTTCCGTTAGATAGTAATACGGAATTTTCAGATTTGTCTGCAATGATCTTAGTCGTGAATAAAGTTAAAACATCAGGCCTATCCATAAAGTAGGTGATTTTTCTAAAACCTTCCGCCTCACACTGAGTGCAATAATTACCACTTGTACGATACAAACCTTCTAAAGCCGTATTATTTTGTGGGGCGATTCCGTTGTAATCGTTAATTCAAATTCTTCCAGGCCTGGTAAACAAACAATAAGGCTCTCAGTTGTTTGCTGGCATTTTTGTGTAATTTCTTCACTGTTAATGAAAACCGATACTAGTTTTAACTGCTCACCATCCAAACTCAGTTGCGTCTGCTTTGATGAATTAATTATTTTCATAGAATTCGTTACAACCGTTGCTGTCGGCTGTAAATCAAAAGTTAAATAACTTGATTGAATCTCAAGTTTAGGTGCTTGGTAATCAGATAAATAGTGAACTAGTGGGGTATCATTTTTCATAGGTAAACTCGGTAATTTTAAACAAAAAAGCCTCCCTGTCATTATGACAGGAAGGCTTTAAAAAAACAGTTAGCTACTAAACTAAATTTTCAATTAATAAGAAAACTCAGCTCTACGGTTTTTAGCCCATGCAGCCTCGTTATGTCCCTCATCAACTGGGTTGTCTTCACCGAAACTAATAACATTAATACGGCTTGGACTAACACCTTCTGCAACTAAAGCGTTTTGTACCGCTTGTGCACGACGCTCACCTAACGCTAGGTTATATTCACGAGTACCACGTTCATCACAGTAACCTTTGATTGTTACAGATGCGTCTTGCTCAAGATTAAGATAATCAGCATTAGCTTTAATTAACTCATAATCTGAAGGACGAATTTCAGATCGATCAAAATCAAAATGAATTACTTTGCCGTTAATCATCGCTTGCAACTCAGCTTTTTTAGCAGCCAAATCAGCAGCAGCCTGTTCAGCTGCTGCACGTTTAGCAGCTTCAATATCTGTATCAACTTGAGCAACAGCAACCTCTTTACTGTCATCTGAATCATTTTTTGGTGTAGAACTACAACCAACTAAGGCAAATCCTAAAAAACCAACTAAAAATAACTGTGAAATACTTTTTAAAGACATCGTTTTATTCCTAAATTTATAAGTAAATGGATAGTATTAATATACCGAACTTAATGGCAAAAGACCATTAAAAAAGTAAAAATTTAACAAATCAAACTATTAATTAAAAATAAATACTTTTTCTGAAAGAAAATTGAAAGGAATATTAATAAGGAGTGTTAGATAACGTTTTCAGCAAAGGCTAAAAAGACCCCGACCGAAAGGCCGGGTAAGCGGGCTACATTATGAAAAACGTAAATCCAATTACAACGTTTTCATAATTTTATTAGACCATAACTGAGCTTGAATCAAATTGATTGAAATCAATAAAAAACCATATAAATACTAAGTATTCATTTTAATTTATAAAGATTTAACCAACTTCTTTAC
Encoded here:
- the pepN gene encoding aminopeptidase N, which translates into the protein MYRTSGNYCTQCEAEGFRKITYFMDRPDVLTLFTTKIIADKSENSVLLSNGNLIDSGDLPNNKHYAVWQDPFKKPCYLFALVAGNLEYIQDTYRTLDDRDVDLRIYVEPKNIDKCEHAMKSLIKSMKWDEERFGLIYDLDIYMIVAVDDFNMGAMENKGLNVFNSKFVLAKPETATDVDYEGIEAVIGHEYFHNWTGNRVTCRDWFQLTLKEGLTVFRDQEFTADMLSPAVKRIEDVKRLRSNQFPEDAGPMSHPIQPQSYIEMNNFYTMTVYEKGAEVVRLYHSLLGEQGFRKGMDLYFKRHDGQAVTVNDFRNAMADANDVDLSQMHQWYIQNGTPVLSVVTSYNQRAQSLTIEFTQTIPALENNFTPLLLPVKLALFSKQGQSLALEVSESCQDFVKITDYEALVSLTKNTQIVKFENVTVEPVVSMLRGFTSPVILDYQQSDEDLAGLVQFDTDSFVQWESMQSLALREIGRNIVAYENEQDLHLSKNFIAAFGGVLNNHSLDNALRALALTLPDFTYIGEQYKQINVDAIYHVHRWIKTALANHYESVFTDLYRELSDSSEVYRYQKDDIANRKLKNICLNYLMSADNHIDKAVNQFNNAHNMTDTLAALETLSHTDSPQRQVCLESFYSKWKEDSLVLDKWFTLQASSHHIHALEHVKALVELKDFSYTNPNRVRSVLGVFGRLNMLGFHRIDGEGYTFLSQQVIKLDAINPQVAARIVAPFTHWQRYDTQRQEMMKQALNSILKTDNLSKDVYEIVSKSLNIT
- the pal gene encoding peptidoglycan-associated lipoprotein Pal — protein: MSLKSISQLFLVGFLGFALVGCSSTPKNDSDDSKEVAVAQVDTDIEAAKRAAAEQAAADLAAKKAELQAMINGKVIHFDFDRSEIRPSDYELIKANADYLNLEQDASVTIKGYCDERGTREYNLALGERRAQAVQNALVAEGVSPSRINVISFGEDNPVDEGHNEAAWAKNRRAEFSY